A single window of Tuberibacillus sp. Marseille-P3662 DNA harbors:
- the pdxA gene encoding 4-hydroxythreonine-4-phosphate dehydrogenase PdxA produces the protein MQQNKPVIGITMGDPSGVGPEIIVKALQKQELHDQCIPLVIGDAKMLRRAVQILAIDTEINVIQEPRETEVKPYYINCIDIDLLPENHPFGEVSETSGDAAFQFLKKAIELAGNGNIDAICTAPLNKEALHLAGHNYPGHTEILAELTGTENYSMMLSSPKLKVIHVTTHIGLIDAVQKINHERVYTVINLADRTLKDAGYEQPKIAVCGINPHAGENGLFGYGEEEEKIIPAVTKAQDEGVNVEGPLPADTLFFRASRGDFDIVVAMYHDQGHGPIKVLGLEAGVNITVGLPIIRTSVDHGTAFDIAGKGLADERSLEEAIRQAIELSPSQS, from the coding sequence ATGCAGCAAAATAAACCCGTGATTGGGATTACGATGGGTGATCCCTCAGGTGTAGGACCCGAAATTATTGTCAAAGCTCTGCAAAAACAAGAACTCCATGATCAATGTATTCCGCTCGTTATCGGCGATGCTAAGATGCTTAGACGCGCCGTTCAAATATTAGCTATTGATACAGAAATCAATGTGATACAAGAGCCGCGAGAAACAGAAGTGAAACCTTATTATATAAATTGTATCGATATAGATTTACTACCTGAAAATCATCCATTTGGGGAAGTGAGTGAAACATCAGGGGACGCGGCATTCCAATTTTTGAAAAAAGCCATCGAGCTCGCCGGTAACGGGAACATTGATGCTATTTGTACAGCACCTTTGAATAAAGAAGCGCTCCACTTAGCCGGACATAATTATCCCGGCCATACAGAAATTTTGGCTGAATTAACGGGAACCGAGAATTATTCGATGATGTTATCTTCGCCAAAACTTAAAGTCATCCATGTTACAACACATATTGGGTTGATTGACGCCGTTCAGAAGATCAACCATGAACGGGTCTACACCGTGATTAATCTCGCGGATCGGACACTTAAAGATGCCGGTTATGAACAACCCAAAATTGCTGTCTGCGGGATTAATCCGCATGCCGGTGAAAATGGTCTATTTGGTTATGGCGAAGAAGAGGAAAAAATTATCCCGGCGGTTACAAAAGCTCAAGATGAGGGAGTGAATGTTGAAGGCCCATTGCCCGCGGACACCCTCTTTTTCCGGGCATCCCGAGGGGACTTTGATATCGTTGTTGCGATGTATCATGATCAAGGTCATGGACCGATCAAAGTATTAGGTCTTGAGGCAGGAGTAAATATTACAGTGGGTCTACCGATCATCCGTACCAGTGTTGATCACGGAACCGCTTTTGATATCGCTGGAAAGGGCTTAGCTGATGAACGCAGTCTTGAAGAGGCTATCCGTCAAGCTATTGAATTATCACCTTCCCAATCCTAA
- a CDS encoding phosphate/phosphite/phosphonate ABC transporter substrate-binding protein, with translation MKRLSVFLAAIMIVSMLAACGNSEDNSGGSGNSEGGGETPEKLVMGFVPSQDSGKIASTAEPLAKKLGETIGKDVEAKTMTSYSSLVEALGNNTVQIGFLPAFGYVLASSKYDMDVILKSKRNGGTTYTAQYIVRADSPVDSLDDLKTHAKDMTWAYSDASSTSGYLYPAAQLMKTFDIDNTTALQNDFFKGVQKTGGHDNTAIAVMNGQADIGTTFDDVRDTMVKDNPKIKDKTKIIGHTAKIPNDTVTVPASLDDELTQKIKKAFLSFNNNEKMIKIMNEVYNWEAIVEAKDSDYDVVRETYNKLGGNISLN, from the coding sequence ATGAAAAGGTTAAGTGTATTCTTAGCTGCTATCATGATAGTATCTATGCTTGCTGCCTGCGGTAATAGTGAGGATAACAGCGGCGGTAGTGGTAACAGTGAAGGTGGAGGGGAAACACCTGAAAAACTTGTCATGGGATTCGTTCCATCACAGGATTCCGGAAAAATTGCTAGTACAGCTGAACCATTGGCCAAAAAATTGGGTGAAACAATTGGCAAAGACGTCGAGGCCAAGACGATGACCAGTTATAGTTCCCTTGTTGAAGCCCTTGGCAACAATACAGTCCAAATCGGATTTTTACCGGCTTTCGGCTATGTATTGGCAAGCAGCAAATACGACATGGATGTTATTTTAAAGTCAAAACGTAATGGCGGCACGACTTATACAGCTCAATATATTGTTCGTGCTGATTCACCTGTTGATAGTCTGGATGACTTGAAAACACACGCCAAAGATATGACTTGGGCTTACAGTGACGCTTCTTCAACATCCGGTTACTTGTACCCTGCTGCTCAGTTAATGAAGACATTTGATATTGATAATACAACAGCACTGCAAAACGATTTCTTTAAAGGCGTGCAAAAAACAGGCGGTCATGATAACACAGCCATTGCCGTCATGAACGGTCAAGCAGATATCGGAACGACCTTTGACGATGTCCGCGATACCATGGTTAAAGACAATCCAAAAATTAAGGACAAAACAAAGATCATTGGTCATACGGCTAAAATTCCAAATGATACTGTAACGGTACCTGCATCTCTAGATGATGAACTGACTCAAAAAATCAAAAAGGCATTTCTTTCCTTTAACAATAATGAAAAAATGATTAAAATTATGAATGAAGTTTACAATTGGGAAGCCATTGTTGAGGCAAAAGACAGTGACTACGACGTTGTTCGCGAAACTTACAACAAACTTGGGGGCAACATCTCGCTTAATTAA
- the phnC gene encoding phosphonate ABC transporter ATP-binding protein, translating to MITFKDVSLVYPNGTKGLKNINTTINEGEFIVIVGLSGAGKSTFIRSINRMVTPTSGELLVDDENILNYKGKNLRHLRTKIGMIFQNYNLVNRSSVMKNTISGRLGHTGTLRSILNLYSKDDRAMAYDNLKRVNIDDRIYNRADQLSGGQQQRVSIARVLTQEPNVILADEPVASLDPPTSHQVMTYLRKVNQEDNITTIVNLHFIDMAMEYADRIIGMRDGEVVFDGPVSEVDEQTFERIYDRPIHDDDLRGSGTDESASKDESK from the coding sequence ATGATCACTTTTAAAGATGTCTCCCTCGTTTACCCCAACGGTACAAAGGGATTAAAGAATATTAATACCACCATTAATGAAGGGGAATTTATTGTCATCGTCGGATTATCGGGTGCTGGTAAATCAACTTTTATCCGCAGCATTAACCGCATGGTAACCCCAACGAGCGGTGAACTTCTTGTTGATGACGAAAACATCCTCAACTACAAAGGCAAAAATTTACGGCATTTACGCACAAAAATAGGTATGATTTTCCAGAATTATAACCTTGTCAACCGGTCTAGCGTGATGAAAAATACAATCAGTGGCCGTCTGGGACATACCGGAACATTACGAAGTATTTTAAACCTTTACTCTAAAGATGACCGGGCGATGGCTTACGACAATTTAAAGCGCGTTAACATTGACGACCGCATATACAACCGTGCTGATCAGTTGAGCGGTGGGCAGCAGCAACGCGTCAGTATCGCCCGTGTGCTCACTCAAGAACCCAATGTGATCCTTGCTGACGAACCTGTCGCCAGCCTCGACCCGCCAACGTCACACCAAGTCATGACTTATTTACGTAAAGTTAATCAAGAAGATAACATCACGACAATTGTCAACCTTCACTTCATTGATATGGCGATGGAATATGCTGATCGGATTATCGGCATGCGTGATGGCGAAGTGGTTTTTGATGGGCCCGTCAGCGAAGTAGATGAACAAACCTTTGAAAGGATCTATGACCGGCCGATTCATGATGATGATTTGAGAGGAAGTGGGACGGATGAGTCAGCCTCAAAAGATGAATCAAAATAA
- the phnE gene encoding phosphonate ABC transporter, permease protein PhnE yields the protein MSQPQKMNQNNQQSINTKGYAIYPKKLKLQISIIFILVLLFYAVSLIRTKANFGELILNIDVVFNKMISMFPPNWAYISAAIDPLIETIQIAVIATLIAVIICIPLSLLSANTVVTNQYVYQFFRTIMNIIRTMPDILLATLFVSLFGVGIIPGIFALVVFSLGLLGKLLSETIETIDPKQLEAVRSTGGNIIQVIWYGIVPQVLPQFISYGLYVFELNVRASMVLGFVGAGGIGAIIDTQLNFLRYQNVMAILVVLLVAVIVIETISNALRRRVV from the coding sequence ATGAGTCAGCCTCAAAAGATGAATCAAAATAATCAACAATCTATCAATACTAAAGGCTATGCCATTTATCCTAAGAAATTAAAACTACAAATCTCAATCATTTTTATTCTTGTACTTCTTTTCTATGCAGTTAGTTTGATCCGGACCAAGGCGAACTTTGGCGAATTAATCTTAAATATTGATGTCGTTTTTAATAAAATGATTAGCATGTTCCCGCCTAATTGGGCTTATATTTCCGCAGCTATTGATCCGTTGATCGAAACCATCCAAATCGCCGTGATCGCAACCCTTATAGCTGTCATTATTTGTATACCATTGAGCTTATTATCGGCTAATACCGTGGTGACGAATCAATATGTGTATCAATTTTTCCGTACCATTATGAATATTATTCGAACAATGCCCGATATTTTACTCGCAACCTTGTTCGTTAGTCTCTTCGGCGTTGGTATTATTCCCGGTATCTTTGCCTTAGTCGTGTTTTCACTCGGTCTGCTTGGCAAATTATTAAGTGAAACGATTGAAACCATTGATCCAAAGCAACTTGAGGCTGTCCGTTCAACGGGAGGTAACATCATCCAGGTCATATGGTACGGCATCGTTCCACAGGTGCTTCCTCAATTCATTTCTTATGGCTTGTATGTGTTCGAGCTTAACGTGCGTGCTTCCATGGTGCTTGGTTTTGTCGGCGCCGGTGGCATCGGTGCGATTATCGATACGCAATTGAACTTCTTACGCTATCAGAATGTTATGGCGATCCTTGTCGTATTATTAGTAGCTGTGATTGTGATAGAAACAATTAGTAACGCCTTGAGAAGGAGGGTTGTCTGA
- the phnE gene encoding phosphonate ABC transporter, permease protein PhnE — protein MKTEQALPPKPNNYMKKRARNIVILIVLAGVLIWAITGVFNKVDWAMFKEVDDNFKRVIPDLFSPNFSEWEKIIGKIFETVFIAYAGTFIASILAIPFGFWAAKNMVKSPIWNTLGKWFLILDRTFPELILAIIFVISVGPGAFAGVLTIGLTAFGMLGKLYAEVIESIDMNVVEAMEANGANKIQTLFYGIMPQVLPQFISFALYRFEIDIRASTILGLVGAGGIGTLIVITAANRNWPQLGFIIIAIIVVVMIIDYISSKIRRRLV, from the coding sequence ATGAAGACTGAACAGGCTCTCCCACCTAAACCGAATAACTATATGAAAAAACGCGCTCGTAACATCGTCATCTTAATCGTTCTTGCAGGTGTCTTGATTTGGGCGATCACCGGCGTTTTTAACAAAGTGGACTGGGCGATGTTTAAGGAAGTCGACGATAACTTTAAGCGCGTCATTCCCGATCTCTTCTCTCCTAATTTTTCAGAGTGGGAGAAGATCATTGGTAAAATCTTCGAAACGGTATTTATCGCTTATGCCGGCACGTTTATCGCTTCGATACTCGCGATTCCATTCGGTTTCTGGGCCGCGAAAAACATGGTCAAGTCACCCATCTGGAACACGCTTGGTAAATGGTTTTTGATTTTGGATCGGACATTTCCTGAGCTGATTCTGGCCATTATCTTCGTTATTTCAGTTGGACCGGGGGCATTTGCTGGTGTTTTGACGATTGGGTTAACCGCCTTTGGCATGCTTGGCAAGCTTTACGCTGAAGTGATTGAAAGTATTGATATGAACGTCGTTGAAGCGATGGAGGCTAACGGGGCCAATAAAATTCAAACCCTATTTTATGGCATTATGCCGCAAGTGTTGCCGCAATTTATATCCTTTGCCCTCTACCGCTTCGAAATCGACATCCGGGCATCAACCATCCTTGGTCTTGTGGGCGCGGGCGGTATTGGTACATTGATTGTCATTACCGCAGCCAATCGTAATTGGCCACAGCTCGGCTTTATCATTATTGCAATTATTGTTGTCGTCATGATTATAGACTACATCTCAAGTAAAATCAGAAGACGCTTAGTTTAA
- the thpD gene encoding ectoine hydroxylase codes for MEDLYPSRKKLETEMTLRKDPVIHSQGAGEGPLSEEQLGFYEKNGFLLLENYFSDESVKEMQKEIFALRDAEHDKQASEIIREPESDEIRSIFAVHRDHSYFEAIAKSDPLTDIVQQLLGSDVYIHQSRINYKPGFKGKEFDWHSDFETWHVEDGMPRMRAVSVSITLSDNYVFNGPLMLVPGSQNYFISCLGKTPNANYKTSLKKQKLGVPDQASLEWLVERGGISVPTGKAGSVILFESNTMHGSSGNMTPFDRNNLFMVYNSVYNHLVEPFAGTEPRPDFIATRERIPVTS; via the coding sequence ATGGAAGATTTATATCCTTCAAGAAAAAAGTTAGAAACTGAGATGACGCTTCGCAAAGACCCGGTGATTCATAGCCAAGGGGCAGGCGAAGGCCCTTTATCTGAGGAGCAACTTGGATTCTATGAAAAGAATGGCTTCTTGTTGCTTGAAAACTATTTTTCTGATGAATCCGTCAAAGAGATGCAAAAAGAAATTTTTGCTCTTCGCGATGCTGAGCATGACAAACAAGCTTCCGAGATTATTCGCGAGCCTGAGAGTGATGAGATCCGGTCCATTTTTGCTGTGCACCGTGACCATAGTTATTTTGAGGCTATAGCTAAAAGTGACCCTCTCACGGATATTGTGCAACAGTTGCTTGGTAGTGACGTGTACATACACCAGTCACGGATTAATTACAAGCCGGGATTCAAGGGTAAGGAATTTGATTGGCACTCTGATTTTGAAACATGGCATGTGGAAGACGGTATGCCGCGGATGCGGGCCGTGAGTGTATCCATAACCTTGTCTGACAATTACGTCTTTAATGGACCATTGATGTTGGTTCCGGGCTCACAGAATTACTTTATTTCCTGCCTCGGAAAAACACCGAATGCCAATTATAAAACGTCATTGAAAAAACAGAAATTGGGTGTCCCGGATCAGGCGAGTTTGGAGTGGTTAGTTGAACGAGGTGGTATTTCGGTCCCAACCGGTAAGGCCGGGTCAGTCATTTTGTTTGAAAGCAATACCATGCACGGGTCCAGCGGTAACATGACACCGTTTGACCGTAACAATTTATTTATGGTTTACAATAGCGTTTATAACCACCTCGTTGAACCTTTTGCCGGCACTGAACCGCGCCCTGACTTCATCGCGACGCGTGAAAGAATTCCGGTGACATCTTAA
- a CDS encoding ectoine synthase has protein sequence MNVVSLDEIKGTENETKGETWASRRFLLKKDNMGFALNDTIIYAGTESYFWYKNHLEAVYCIEGEGEVETLKDGKVYPIKAGTMYALDDHDKHYLRAKTDMRMVCVFNPPLTGQETHDENGVYPLVTE, from the coding sequence ATGAATGTCGTCAGTTTAGATGAAATTAAGGGAACAGAAAACGAAACAAAAGGTGAGACATGGGCCAGTCGTCGATTCTTGCTCAAAAAAGATAACATGGGATTCGCGTTAAATGACACGATCATCTACGCAGGTACAGAATCGTATTTTTGGTATAAAAACCATCTTGAAGCCGTTTATTGTATTGAAGGCGAAGGGGAAGTTGAAACATTAAAAGATGGCAAAGTCTATCCGATCAAAGCGGGTACAATGTATGCCCTTGATGATCATGACAAACATTATCTTCGTGCTAAGACGGATATGCGGATGGTTTGTGTATTCAATCCGCCGTTAACAGGTCAAGAAACACATGACGAAAACGGTGTTTACCCGCTTGTAACCGAATAA
- the ectB gene encoding diaminobutyrate--2-oxoglutarate transaminase, with the protein MTKDHKMEVFENYESSVRSYSRSFPTVFQKAKDYKIWDTEGSEYIDFFAGAGALNYGHNNEQMKEKLIDYISEDGISHSLDMGSTARADFLNQFNDVILKPRGMDYRVMFPGPTGTNTVESALKVARKVTGRDQIIGFTNGFHGMTIGSLAVTGNAMKRKGAGIPLSHAVSMPYDQYLEAADSINYIDQFLQDSGSGVDLPAAVILETVQGEGGINPASAKWLKGIEKLCRKYGMLLIVDDVQAGCGRTGTFFSFEQAGIEPDVICLSKSISGYGLPMALTLIKPQYDQWTPGEHNGTFRGNNMAFITAMEALNFWKDDALSQDIQEKADIIESHLTRFAKSYPALEAQQRGRGFMQGLACGVPEYASKICEAAFENGLIMETSGPKDEVAKLLPPLIIDEEGLLEGLKIMETSIQQVLNK; encoded by the coding sequence ATGACAAAAGATCATAAAATGGAAGTTTTTGAGAATTACGAATCTTCGGTTAGAAGCTATAGCAGGAGTTTCCCGACTGTATTTCAAAAAGCCAAAGATTATAAGATTTGGGATACTGAGGGGAGCGAATATATCGATTTCTTTGCTGGTGCTGGTGCCCTGAATTACGGTCACAACAATGAGCAAATGAAAGAAAAGCTAATTGACTATATCAGTGAAGATGGTATCTCCCATAGTCTAGATATGGGCTCCACTGCCCGTGCTGACTTTCTTAACCAGTTCAATGACGTCATCTTAAAACCACGGGGAATGGATTATAGGGTCATGTTCCCAGGACCAACAGGAACAAACACTGTCGAAAGCGCGTTAAAAGTTGCACGTAAAGTGACAGGGCGCGACCAGATCATCGGCTTTACCAACGGTTTTCATGGTATGACGATTGGTTCTTTAGCAGTCACTGGTAATGCCATGAAACGAAAGGGAGCCGGTATCCCCTTAAGCCATGCGGTATCAATGCCATATGACCAATATCTTGAGGCCGCCGATTCGATAAACTACATTGATCAATTTTTGCAAGACTCTGGCAGCGGTGTTGATTTGCCAGCAGCTGTGATCCTCGAAACCGTTCAAGGTGAAGGCGGGATTAACCCAGCCAGCGCCAAATGGTTAAAAGGCATTGAGAAATTGTGTCGCAAATACGGTATGTTGCTAATTGTTGATGACGTTCAAGCGGGTTGCGGACGAACGGGAACATTTTTCAGCTTTGAACAGGCAGGCATTGAACCGGATGTCATTTGTTTGTCAAAATCCATTAGTGGCTATGGCTTACCAATGGCGTTGACATTGATCAAACCACAATATGACCAATGGACGCCTGGAGAGCATAACGGCACATTCCGCGGAAATAATATGGCGTTTATTACCGCAATGGAAGCTTTGAATTTCTGGAAAGATGATGCATTAAGCCAAGATATTCAAGAAAAGGCTGATATTATAGAAAGCCATCTGACCCGGTTTGCGAAGTCATATCCAGCATTAGAAGCCCAGCAACGCGGCAGAGGTTTTATGCAAGGACTCGCTTGCGGTGTTCCGGAATATGCGAGCAAGATATGTGAAGCTGCTTTTGAAAATGGCTTAATTATGGAGACGTCGGGACCTAAGGATGAAGTTGCCAAATTGCTACCGCCGCTCATCATCGATGAAGAAGGTTTGCTCGAAGGTTTAAAAATCATGGAAACAAGCATCCAACAAGTGCTTAATAAATAA
- the ectA gene encoding diaminobutyrate acetyltransferase codes for MTAHVTVSPMHEEREDGTVLRPSNDGDGAAIWKLIKNAGVLDLNSSYQYLMWCKYFSSTTVIAEQDETIVGFISAYILPESPDVVFVWQVAVDESQRGRGLGTAMLHHLLGRKVCRSVRFLEATVSPSNVPSQSLFKKLANTLHTECEVDICFASEQFPEDQHEDEMTYRIGPMT; via the coding sequence ATGACAGCCCATGTTACCGTATCCCCTATGCATGAGGAAAGAGAAGACGGCACCGTGCTTCGTCCATCAAATGACGGTGATGGGGCAGCTATTTGGAAGTTGATTAAAAATGCCGGTGTATTGGATCTCAATTCATCCTATCAATATTTGATGTGGTGTAAGTATTTCTCAAGCACCACAGTTATTGCGGAGCAGGACGAAACAATCGTCGGTTTTATTTCCGCGTACATCCTACCGGAATCCCCGGATGTGGTGTTTGTCTGGCAAGTTGCGGTTGATGAATCACAAAGAGGCCGCGGCTTAGGGACGGCCATGTTACATCATCTATTAGGTCGGAAGGTTTGCCGATCAGTGAGATTTCTTGAGGCAACCGTATCCCCATCAAATGTTCCATCCCAGTCACTATTTAAAAAATTGGCAAACACCTTACATACTGAATGTGAGGTTGACATATGCTTTGCCAGTGAACAATTTCCCGAGGATCAGCATGAAGATGAAATGACATATCGAATCGGCCCGATGACTTAA
- a CDS encoding SDR family oxidoreductase: MDLHLNNKSVIVTAASDGLGLATAKGFAQEGANVMIASRDEDKLQAAQADIRAEVEGANVNYQVCDMTKADDIKGLIATTVEQYGGVDVLINNSGGPPAGRFEEFSDEDWEYAFQLNLLSFVRTTRQALPHMKKSGAARIINIASSSFKQPIDHLILSNVFRTGMIGLSKSLSQELGEDNILVNTIGPGRIGTDRVKKLDHLRASELDVSDDDIRSQQEQAIPLGRYGTPEEFARVITFLGSGANTYVTGQAFVVDGGQVKAL, translated from the coding sequence ATGGATTTACACTTAAATAACAAATCCGTGATTGTGACAGCGGCAAGTGATGGTCTAGGATTAGCGACAGCGAAAGGATTTGCACAAGAGGGGGCCAACGTGATGATTGCTAGTCGTGATGAAGACAAACTTCAGGCGGCACAGGCTGATATCAGAGCTGAGGTCGAAGGGGCTAATGTAAACTATCAAGTGTGTGATATGACAAAAGCTGATGATATTAAGGGTCTTATTGCGACGACGGTCGAGCAGTATGGCGGTGTCGATGTACTCATCAATAACAGTGGTGGTCCGCCGGCTGGGCGATTTGAGGAGTTTTCTGATGAGGACTGGGAGTATGCGTTTCAATTGAATTTGTTGAGCTTCGTCCGGACGACGCGTCAAGCTTTGCCGCATATGAAAAAGAGTGGCGCCGCACGCATCATTAATATTGCTTCATCTTCATTCAAACAACCCATTGATCACTTAATTCTATCCAATGTCTTTCGAACGGGCATGATTGGATTGTCCAAGAGTTTGTCTCAGGAACTAGGTGAGGACAATATTTTAGTTAATACCATAGGTCCGGGACGTATTGGTACCGATCGCGTTAAAAAATTGGATCATCTCCGGGCTAGTGAACTCGATGTTTCTGATGATGATATTCGCAGTCAACAAGAACAAGCGATACCCCTTGGACGTTACGGAACACCAGAAGAATTTGCCCGCGTGATCACGTTTCTCGGTTCAGGCGCCAACACCTATGTGACCGGCCAAGCGTTCGTTGTTGATGGTGGACAAGTGAAAGCTTTGTAA
- a CDS encoding YrhK family protein — translation MTTKDELTQNTDSEIDIYFGHHEIVIKKRYEFFYNLNDIMIAVWFLVGSIFFFWSATKDPGIWLFVLGSAQLLIRPFIRIIRKIHLKQVNPSSSDTSSKTN, via the coding sequence GTGACAACTAAGGATGAGTTAACACAAAATACTGATTCGGAAATTGACATTTACTTTGGACATCATGAGATTGTCATAAAAAAACGGTACGAATTTTTTTATAATCTCAATGACATAATGATTGCGGTTTGGTTCCTTGTTGGAAGTATTTTCTTTTTCTGGTCGGCCACTAAGGATCCTGGCATATGGTTGTTTGTTTTGGGCAGTGCTCAACTGCTTATTCGCCCGTTTATTCGGATTATCCGAAAGATCCATTTAAAACAGGTCAATCCCTCGAGTTCAGACACATCATCAAAAACGAACTAG
- a CDS encoding DUF1657 domain-containing protein has product MTVASQVKQAVASLKSAQANLETFALQTQDPVAKQTYSDAATQAQTLVTNVESRLQEIEQEEPQYKSFQ; this is encoded by the coding sequence ATGACCGTTGCCAGCCAAGTTAAGCAGGCAGTAGCAAGTCTAAAAAGCGCGCAGGCTAATTTAGAAACCTTTGCATTACAAACCCAAGATCCGGTTGCTAAACAAACATATTCTGACGCTGCTACTCAGGCACAAACTTTGGTAACCAATGTCGAATCGCGCCTTCAAGAGATCGAACAAGAGGAGCCCCAGTACAAAAGTTTTCAATAA
- a CDS encoding DUF4363 family protein: protein MKKWLLCLSISVFTLTMAGCSAENSVILKKTDIISHLVDQKKWKQATSKVNDLKDAYQDQKLKLQFLGDEQEYESISREMNKLIPALEEKDVLEVKKGLATINGYVESIYMDN, encoded by the coding sequence ATGAAAAAATGGCTTTTATGTCTTTCTATATCAGTATTCACGTTGACGATGGCAGGTTGTTCTGCGGAAAATAGCGTCATCTTAAAAAAAACAGACATCATTAGTCATCTTGTCGATCAAAAAAAGTGGAAACAAGCGACCTCTAAAGTTAACGACCTTAAAGATGCCTATCAAGATCAAAAGTTAAAATTGCAATTTTTGGGTGATGAACAGGAATATGAAAGTATCAGTCGTGAAATGAACAAGCTCATCCCTGCATTAGAAGAGAAGGATGTTTTAGAAGTGAAAAAAGGACTTGCGACAATAAATGGGTATGTGGAGTCCATTTACATGGATAATTAA
- a CDS encoding DUF421 domain-containing protein translates to MPEPYVILVRSLIAFIVVLTFARLMGKKQISQLTFFDYIVGITIGSITATLAINQNIRIIYGLIGLFVWGILPILFGWLSIRSNIFRKLVEGSPTKLIENGQVLERNLHQAKMSVDDLTTMLREKNAFNLSDVELAVLETNGKVSVMKKANQQPLTPKDMDQTVEDSHEPKILVVDGHLLQENLHQLGYTKEWLLGELQKQGANDFSNVFLAQIDSKGRVYADLYHDRLKIPKVQQRALVSAQLKKVQADLETFAQQTNNEGAKQMYSDQAQQLKQTTETLKPYLK, encoded by the coding sequence ATGCCTGAGCCATATGTAATTCTCGTACGTTCACTCATTGCTTTTATTGTCGTATTAACATTTGCCCGTCTAATGGGAAAGAAGCAGATCTCCCAATTAACATTTTTTGACTATATCGTTGGCATCACCATTGGCAGTATTACCGCGACACTCGCGATTAACCAAAATATTAGAATCATATATGGACTGATTGGTTTATTTGTATGGGGCATACTCCCAATCCTTTTCGGTTGGCTATCCATTAGATCGAACATTTTCCGCAAACTTGTAGAAGGATCGCCAACGAAGTTGATTGAAAATGGTCAAGTCCTTGAACGCAATTTACATCAAGCAAAAATGAGTGTTGATGATCTTACGACAATGTTAAGAGAAAAGAATGCCTTCAATTTATCTGATGTGGAGCTCGCTGTGCTTGAAACAAATGGGAAGGTCAGTGTGATGAAAAAGGCCAATCAACAACCGCTTACTCCAAAAGATATGGATCAAACAGTTGAGGACAGCCATGAACCAAAGATTCTCGTTGTTGATGGCCACCTTTTACAAGAGAATTTGCATCAATTAGGTTACACTAAGGAATGGTTGCTTGGGGAATTACAAAAGCAAGGCGCAAATGATTTCTCTAATGTCTTCCTTGCGCAAATCGACTCAAAGGGTCGTGTTTATGCGGACTTGTATCATGATAGGCTCAAAATCCCGAAAGTTCAACAACGGGCATTAGTTTCTGCCCAATTAAAAAAAGTTCAGGCTGATCTTGAAACATTTGCCCAGCAAACAAATAATGAAGGCGCTAAGCAAATGTACAGCGACCAAGCACAGCAACTTAAACAAACAACGGAAACACTCAAACCCTATTTAAAGTGA